Proteins co-encoded in one Cercospora beticola chromosome 7, complete sequence genomic window:
- a CDS encoding uncharacterized protein (CAZy:GH18), whose product MARRTMFSKRLLTTITAVLATIAAATPILVNEEGNGVERRQAGYASTASVNSTASSQSATNTTSKPPFKGKIPYKSVMYFPNWDIYGRNYQPADLPADKLTHVLYSFANVRPETGEVYLSDTYADLEKHYPDDSWSETGNNAYGCIKQLYLLKKKNRYMKTLLSIGGWTYSTNFPKPASTPEGRQTFATSAVKLLKDLGFDGLDIDWEYPQDATEATNAVLLLQAIRSALDEYASTLKLKVKPHFLLTVATAAGPANYEKLDIAGMDSVLDFWNLMAYDYAGSWDTMAGHQANLFKDTSNTNSTPFSTDQAVNWYIQNGIDSRKIVLGLPLYGRAFTNTIGPGTAYTGVGEGSWENGVWDYKDLPQTGAKEFYDPVIGASWSYDPATKTMVSYDTPEMAQQKMEYIKEKNLGGAMWWEANGDSNVTDVGVGATTEVGKGLARGLVQLTVKGLATLDGVMNVLEYPESQYDNIKNGMV is encoded by the exons ATGGCGAGAAGAACAATGTTCTCCAAGCGACTGCTTACTACAATCACGGCTGTCTTGGCGaccattgctgctgccacgccGATACTAGTGAACGAAGAAGGGAATGGAGTTGAGCGAAGGCAAGCTGGCTATGCCTCCACTGCCTCTGTGAACTCCACGGCCTCATCACAATCCGCGACGAACACAACCAGCAAGCCGCCGTTCAAGGGCAAGATACCATACAAGTCTGTGATGTACTTCCCAAACTGGGACATCTATGGAAGGAACTACCAGCCGGCCGACTTACCCGCAGATAAACTGACCCATGTCCTCTACTCCTTCGCAAACGTACGACCCGAAACTGGTGAAGTCTACCTCAGTGACACCTACGCAGATTTGGAGAAGCATTACCCGGATGACAGCTGGAGCGAAACTGGCAACAATGCCTATGGCTGCATCAAACAACTCTACCtactgaagaagaagaaccgcTACATGAAAACACTTCTCAGTATCGGAGGGTGGACGTACAGCACCAACTTCCCG AAACCCGCGTCCACCCCTGAAGGCCGCCAGACCTTCGCAACCTCCGCCGTCAAACTCCTCAAAGACCTCGGCTTCGACGGTCTCGACATCGACTGGGAATACCCCCAAGATGCCACCGAAGCCACCAACgccgtcctcctcctccaggcAATCCGCTCCGCCCTCGACGAATACGCCTCAACCCTCAAACTAAAAGTCAAACcccacttcctcctcacaGTCGCCACAGCCGCCGGCCCCGCAAATTACGAGAAACTCGACATCGCAGGGATGGACTCCGTCCTCGATTTCTGGAATCTCATGGCATACGACTACGCCGGCTCTTGGGATACAATGGCAGGCCACCAAGCCAACCTTTTCAAAGATACTTCCAACACGAACAGCACCCCTTTCTCCACTGATCAAGCCGTAAATTGGTACATCCAAAACGGAATCGATTCCCGTAAAATCGTCCTTGGACTACCACTCTACGGTCGAGCTTTCACCAATACCATCGGCCCAGGAACAGCATATACCGGTGTAGGAGAAGGCAGCTGGGAAAATGGCGTATGGGACTACAAAGATCTCCCTCAAACCGGCGCGAAAGAATTCTATGATCCTGTGATTGGTGCTTCGTGGAGTTATGATCCTGCTACGAAAACAATGGTGAGTTATGATACGCCGGAAATGGCACAGCAGAAAATGGAATATATCAAAGAGAAGAATTTGGGTGGGGCGATGTGGTGGGAGGCGAACGGGGATAGTAATGTTACGGATGTTGGGGTCGGGGCTACGACGGAGGTGGGGAAGGGTTTGGCGAGAGGGTTGGTGCAGTTGACTGTGAAGGGGTTGGCGACGTTGGATGGGGTGATGAATGTTTTGGAGTATCCGGAGAGTCAGTATGATAATATTAAGAATGGGATGGTGTGA